From the Streptomyces syringium genome, one window contains:
- a CDS encoding Rieske (2Fe-2S) protein, whose product MTSQPASRRTVLRGAALAGAAGLGAAACGGGESAPKGPPTPTAPVDLGAPSAVPVGGSRLYREQRLVVTQAAKGEFKAFSAVCTHAGCVADKIEDGKIHCPCHGSLFDAATGKVLQGPAGAPLPAVPVKAADGKLIAGPDA is encoded by the coding sequence ATGACCAGCCAGCCAGCCTCCCGCCGTACCGTGCTGCGAGGAGCGGCGCTGGCCGGTGCCGCCGGGCTCGGCGCCGCGGCCTGCGGGGGCGGCGAGTCGGCGCCCAAGGGCCCCCCGACACCCACCGCCCCGGTGGACCTCGGCGCGCCCTCGGCGGTCCCGGTCGGCGGCTCGCGGCTCTACCGTGAGCAGCGGCTGGTCGTCACCCAGGCCGCCAAGGGTGAGTTCAAGGCGTTCAGCGCGGTGTGCACGCACGCGGGCTGCGTGGCCGACAAGATCGAGGACGGCAAGATCCACTGCCCGTGCCACGGCAGCCTCTTCGACGCCGCCACCGGCAAGGTCCTCCAGGGCCCGGCGGGCGCCCCGCTGCCGGCCGTCCCCGTCAAGGCCGCCGACGGCAAGCTGATCGCGGGCCCCGACGCCTGA
- a CDS encoding maleylpyruvate isomerase family mycothiol-dependent enzyme: MIDHVHDLAAVREATDRLLSAIGDLDNAAVAEPSRLPGWTRGHVLAHLARNADALVNVLEGRPMYVSGEARDADIERDAPRPLEVQLADLRDSSARFLRTADVPADWSRTIEMRNGVTDSAARVPFRRLIEVELHHVDLGIGYELTDLPEEFTAREIDFLSERFTGNPGVPALRLKATGGNGGKQWSTGRLEGEPVSVSGPPAALMGWLAGRCDGSDLETGGAPLPALPPL, from the coding sequence ATGATTGATCATGTGCACGACCTCGCCGCTGTACGTGAGGCCACCGACCGGCTGCTCTCCGCGATCGGCGACCTGGACAACGCGGCCGTCGCCGAGCCGTCACGGCTTCCCGGCTGGACCCGTGGCCATGTCCTGGCCCATCTCGCCCGTAACGCGGACGCCCTCGTGAACGTCCTGGAGGGCCGTCCCATGTACGTGAGCGGCGAGGCCCGCGATGCCGACATCGAGCGGGACGCACCCCGTCCGCTCGAGGTGCAGCTCGCGGACCTGCGCGACAGCTCCGCCCGCTTCCTGCGGACGGCCGACGTGCCCGCGGACTGGAGCCGCACGATCGAGATGCGCAACGGCGTGACCGACTCCGCCGCGCGCGTCCCCTTCCGCCGTCTCATCGAGGTGGAGTTGCACCACGTCGACCTCGGCATCGGTTACGAACTGACGGATCTGCCCGAGGAGTTCACCGCCCGGGAGATCGACTTCCTCAGTGAGCGCTTCACCGGCAACCCCGGCGTCCCCGCGCTGAGGCTGAAGGCGACCGGCGGGAACGGCGGAAAGCAGTGGTCCACCGGCCGGCTCGAGGGCGAGCCCGTCTCCGTCTCCGGCCCTCCGGCGGCCCTGATGGGCTGGCTCGCAGGACGGTGCGACGGCTCGGATCTCGAAACCGGTGGCGCTCCGCTGCCCGCTCTTCCTCCGCTATAG
- the uvrC gene encoding excinuclease ABC subunit UvrC, translating into MADPSSYRPKPGQIPDSPGVYKFRDEHGRVIYVGKAKSLRQRLSSYFQDLAGLHPRTRTMVTTAASVEWTVVSTEVEALQLEYSWIKEFDPRFNVKYRDDKSYPSLAVTMGEEFPRVQVMRGPKKKGVRYFGPYAHAWAIRETVDLMLRVFPVRTCSSGVFKRSAQIGRPCLLGYIGKCSAPCVGRVTPEEHRELADDFCDFMAGRTGTYLRRLEQRMHEAAEEMEYEKAARLRDDLEALRRAMEKNAVVLADATDADLIAVAEDELEAAVQIFHVRGGRVRGQRGWVTDKVEAVDTAGLVEHALQQLYGEEKGDSVPKEVLVPALPDPALPVTQWLTERRGARVDLRIPQRGDKKDLMATVQRNAGQALALHKTKRASDLTTRSRALEEIAEALGLDTAPLRVECFDISHLQGQDVVASMVVFEDGLARKSEYRRFQIKSFAGQDDVRSMHEVIGRRFRRYLAEKQKTGEWEERPEGAAEGAPEDAIEGFTGGAVPAEGREDDGRPKRFAYPPQLVVVDGGRPQVAAAKRALDELGIEDVAVCGLAKRLEEVWLPDEEDPVVLPRTSEGLYLLQRVRDEAHRFAISYQRSKRARTLKAGPLDAVAGLGDTRKRALIKHFGSVKRLRAATIEQICETPGIGRKTAETIVAALAASAPAPAVNTATGEIMDGAEE; encoded by the coding sequence ATGGCCGACCCCAGCAGCTACCGACCCAAGCCGGGACAGATCCCCGACTCGCCGGGGGTCTACAAATTCCGTGACGAGCACGGCCGGGTGATCTACGTCGGGAAGGCGAAGAGCCTGCGCCAGCGGCTCTCCTCGTACTTCCAGGACCTCGCCGGGCTGCACCCGCGCACCCGCACCATGGTCACCACGGCCGCCTCCGTCGAATGGACCGTGGTCTCCACCGAGGTCGAGGCACTCCAGCTCGAATACTCCTGGATCAAGGAGTTCGACCCGCGGTTCAACGTCAAGTACCGCGACGACAAGAGCTATCCCTCGCTCGCCGTCACGATGGGCGAGGAGTTCCCGCGCGTCCAGGTCATGCGCGGACCGAAGAAGAAGGGCGTGCGCTACTTCGGCCCCTACGCCCACGCCTGGGCGATCCGCGAGACCGTCGATCTGATGCTGCGGGTCTTCCCCGTACGGACGTGCTCGTCCGGGGTGTTCAAGCGCTCCGCCCAGATCGGCCGCCCCTGCCTCCTCGGCTACATCGGCAAGTGTTCCGCACCCTGCGTCGGCCGCGTCACCCCCGAGGAGCACCGCGAACTCGCGGACGACTTCTGTGACTTCATGGCCGGCCGTACCGGCACCTACCTCCGCCGCCTCGAACAGCGGATGCACGAGGCCGCGGAGGAGATGGAGTACGAGAAGGCCGCCCGCCTCCGCGACGACCTCGAAGCACTCCGCCGCGCCATGGAGAAGAACGCGGTGGTCCTCGCCGACGCCACCGACGCCGACCTCATCGCCGTCGCCGAGGACGAGCTGGAGGCCGCCGTGCAGATCTTCCACGTGCGCGGCGGGCGGGTGCGCGGCCAGCGCGGCTGGGTGACCGACAAGGTCGAGGCCGTCGACACGGCCGGCCTGGTCGAGCACGCCCTCCAGCAGCTGTACGGGGAGGAGAAGGGCGACTCGGTCCCCAAGGAGGTCCTCGTCCCCGCCCTCCCCGACCCGGCCCTGCCCGTCACCCAGTGGCTCACCGAGCGCCGCGGCGCCCGCGTCGATCTGCGCATCCCCCAGCGCGGCGACAAGAAGGACCTGATGGCCACGGTCCAGCGCAACGCCGGACAGGCCCTCGCCCTGCACAAGACCAAGCGCGCCTCCGACCTCACCACCCGCTCGCGCGCCCTGGAAGAGATCGCCGAAGCCCTCGGGCTCGACACCGCGCCGCTGCGCGTGGAGTGCTTCGACATCTCCCACCTCCAGGGCCAGGACGTGGTGGCCTCCATGGTCGTCTTCGAGGACGGCCTCGCCCGCAAGAGCGAGTACCGCCGCTTCCAGATCAAGTCCTTCGCCGGCCAGGACGACGTGCGGTCCATGCACGAGGTCATCGGCCGCCGCTTCCGCCGCTATCTCGCGGAGAAGCAGAAGACGGGGGAGTGGGAGGAGCGGCCCGAGGGCGCCGCCGAAGGGGCCCCGGAAGACGCCATCGAGGGGTTCACCGGAGGTGCCGTCCCCGCCGAGGGCCGGGAGGACGACGGCCGTCCCAAGCGGTTCGCCTACCCGCCGCAGCTCGTCGTCGTCGACGGCGGCCGGCCGCAGGTCGCGGCCGCCAAGCGGGCGCTGGACGAGCTCGGTATAGAAGACGTCGCCGTGTGCGGCCTCGCCAAGCGCCTCGAAGAGGTCTGGCTGCCCGACGAGGAGGACCCCGTCGTCCTGCCGCGCACCAGCGAGGGCCTCTACCTCCTCCAGCGCGTCCGCGACGAGGCACACCGGTTCGCCATCTCCTACCAGCGCAGCAAGCGTGCCAGGACGCTGAAGGCCGGGCCCCTCGACGCCGTCGCCGGCCTCGGCGACACCCGCAAGCGGGCCCTGATCAAGCACTTCGGCTCGGTCAAGCGGCTGCGCGCCGCGACGATCGAGCAGATCTGCGAGACCCCCGGCATCGGGCGGAAGACGGCCGAGACGATCGTGGCCGCCCTTGCCGCCTCGGCCCCCGCCCCGGCGGTCAACACCGCCACGGGCGAGATCATGGACGGGGCCGAGGAATGA
- the uvrA gene encoding excinuclease ABC subunit UvrA produces MADRLIVRGAREHNLKNVSLDLPRDSLIVFTGLSGSGKSSLAFDTIFAEGQRRYVESLSSYARQFLGQMDKPDVDFIEGLSPAVSIDQKSTSRNPRSTVGTITEVYDYLRLLFARIGKPHCPECARPISRQSPQAIVDRVLELPEGSRFQVLSPLVRERKGEFVDLFSDLQTKGYSRARVDGETIQLSEPPKLKKQEKHTIEVVVDRLTVKDSAKRRLTDSVETALGLSGGMVILDFVDLAEDDPERERMYSEHLYCPYDDLSFEELEPRSFSFNSPFGACPDCTGIGTRMEVDPELIVPDEDKSLDEGAINPWSHGHTKDYFSRLVGALADELGFRMDIPWAGLPQRAKKALLHGHKTQIEVRYRNRYGRERAYTTSFEGAVPFVKRRHSEAESDSSRERFEGYMREVPCPTCEGTRLKPIVLAVTVQERSIAEVAAMSISECADFLRDMKLTGREKKIAERVLKEVNERLRFLVDVGLDYLSLNRAAGTLSGGEAQRIRLATQIGSGLVGVLYVLDEPSIGLHQRDNHRLIETLVRLRDMGNTLIVVEHDEDTIKVADWVVDIGPGAGEHGGKVVHSGPLKELLANKESMTGQYLVGKKSIAMPETRRPVDLDRRLTVRGARENNLQDIDVSFPLGVLTAVTGVSGSGKSTLVNDILYTHLARELNAARTVPGRHTRVDGDDLVDKVVHVDQSPIGRTPRSNPATYTGVFDHVRKLFAETMEAKVRGYLPGRFSFNVKGGRCENCSGDGTIKIEMNFLPDVYVPCEVCHGARYNRETLEVHYKGKSIAEVLDMPIEEALDFFEAVPTIARHLRTLHEVGLGYVRLGQSAPTLSGGEAQRVKLASELQKRSTGRTVYVLDEPTTGLHFEDISKLIKVLSGLVDKGNSVIVIEHNLDVIKTADWVVDMGPEGGSGGGLVVAEGTPEEVASVPGSHTGKFLRELLGDRVSDAAVTKARGNGGRKAPAKKKTAAAAASKTGVAKATVTTAAASAKKAAAKKTTAKAAGAKKATTANRTATRARRA; encoded by the coding sequence GTGGCAGACCGTCTTATCGTCCGTGGCGCTCGCGAGCACAACCTCAAGAACGTCTCGCTCGACCTTCCGCGTGACTCCCTCATCGTCTTCACCGGACTTTCGGGGTCGGGCAAGTCGTCCCTCGCGTTCGACACGATCTTCGCCGAGGGGCAGCGTCGCTACGTCGAGTCGCTCTCCTCCTACGCACGCCAGTTCCTGGGCCAGATGGACAAGCCCGATGTGGACTTCATCGAGGGCCTGTCCCCGGCCGTCTCCATCGACCAGAAGTCGACCTCGCGCAACCCGCGCTCGACGGTCGGCACCATCACCGAGGTCTACGACTACCTCCGCCTGCTCTTCGCCCGCATCGGCAAGCCGCACTGCCCCGAGTGCGCGCGGCCCATCTCCCGGCAGTCGCCGCAGGCGATCGTCGACCGGGTGCTCGAGCTGCCCGAGGGCAGCCGCTTCCAGGTGCTCTCGCCGCTGGTGCGCGAGCGCAAGGGCGAGTTCGTCGATCTCTTCTCCGACCTGCAGACCAAGGGCTACAGCCGCGCCCGGGTCGACGGCGAGACGATCCAGCTCTCCGAGCCGCCCAAGCTCAAGAAGCAGGAGAAGCACACCATCGAGGTGGTCGTCGACCGCCTCACCGTCAAGGACAGCGCGAAGCGTCGTCTGACGGACTCGGTCGAGACCGCGCTCGGCCTCTCCGGCGGCATGGTCATCCTCGACTTCGTCGATCTCGCCGAGGACGACCCCGAGCGTGAGCGGATGTACTCCGAGCACCTCTACTGCCCGTACGACGACCTGTCCTTCGAGGAGCTGGAGCCGCGCTCCTTCTCCTTCAACTCGCCCTTCGGCGCCTGCCCGGACTGCACCGGCATCGGCACCCGCATGGAGGTCGACCCGGAGCTGATCGTCCCCGACGAGGACAAGTCCCTCGACGAGGGCGCGATCAACCCCTGGTCCCACGGCCACACCAAGGACTACTTCAGCCGCCTGGTCGGCGCCCTGGCCGACGAGCTCGGCTTCCGCATGGACATCCCCTGGGCGGGGCTCCCGCAGCGGGCCAAGAAGGCGCTGCTGCACGGCCACAAGACGCAGATCGAGGTCCGCTACCGCAACCGCTACGGGCGCGAGCGGGCGTACACCACGTCCTTCGAGGGCGCGGTGCCGTTCGTCAAGCGGCGGCACTCGGAGGCGGAGAGCGACTCCAGCCGCGAGCGCTTCGAGGGCTATATGCGCGAGGTGCCCTGCCCGACCTGTGAGGGCACCCGGCTCAAGCCGATCGTGCTCGCGGTCACCGTGCAGGAGCGGTCCATCGCCGAGGTCGCCGCGATGTCGATCAGCGAGTGCGCCGACTTCCTCCGGGACATGAAGCTCACCGGCCGCGAGAAGAAGATCGCCGAGCGGGTGCTCAAGGAGGTCAACGAGCGGCTGCGGTTCCTGGTCGACGTCGGCCTGGACTACCTCTCGCTGAACCGGGCCGCGGGCACCCTCTCCGGTGGCGAGGCCCAGCGCATCCGGCTCGCCACCCAGATCGGCTCCGGCCTCGTCGGCGTGCTCTATGTGCTGGACGAGCCGTCCATCGGCCTGCACCAGCGCGACAACCACCGTCTGATCGAGACGCTCGTGCGCCTGCGCGACATGGGCAACACCCTGATCGTCGTCGAGCACGACGAGGACACCATCAAGGTCGCGGACTGGGTCGTCGACATCGGCCCGGGCGCGGGCGAGCACGGCGGCAAGGTGGTGCACAGCGGCCCGCTGAAGGAGCTGCTGGCCAACAAGGAGTCGATGACCGGGCAGTACCTCGTCGGCAAGAAGTCCATCGCCATGCCGGAGACCCGGCGGCCGGTGGACCTCGACCGCCGGCTGACGGTGCGCGGCGCCCGCGAGAACAACCTCCAGGACATCGACGTCTCCTTCCCGCTCGGCGTGCTCACGGCCGTCACCGGTGTGTCCGGGTCGGGCAAGTCGACGCTGGTCAACGACATCCTCTACACCCACCTGGCCCGTGAGCTGAACGCGGCGCGGACCGTCCCCGGACGGCACACGCGCGTCGACGGCGACGACCTGGTGGACAAGGTCGTGCACGTCGACCAGTCGCCCATCGGCCGTACGCCGCGCTCCAACCCGGCCACGTACACCGGCGTCTTCGACCACGTCCGCAAGCTCTTCGCGGAGACGATGGAGGCGAAGGTCCGCGGCTATCTGCCCGGCCGCTTCTCCTTCAACGTCAAGGGCGGCCGCTGCGAGAACTGCTCCGGCGACGGCACCATCAAGATCGAGATGAACTTCCTGCCGGATGTGTACGTGCCGTGCGAGGTCTGCCACGGCGCGCGCTACAACCGGGAGACCCTGGAGGTGCACTACAAGGGCAAGTCCATCGCCGAGGTGCTGGACATGCCCATCGAGGAGGCGCTGGACTTCTTCGAGGCCGTGCCGACCATCGCCCGCCACCTGCGCACGCTCCACGAGGTCGGGCTCGGGTACGTCCGGCTCGGGCAGTCCGCGCCGACGCTCTCCGGCGGCGAGGCCCAGCGGGTGAAGCTCGCGAGCGAGCTGCAGAAGCGATCGACGGGCCGCACGGTCTATGTGCTCGACGAGCCCACCACCGGGCTGCACTTCGAGGACATCAGCAAGCTGATCAAGGTGCTGTCCGGGCTGGTCGACAAGGGCAACAGCGTGATCGTCATCGAGCACAACCTCGATGTGATCAAGACGGCGGACTGGGTCGTCGACATGGGCCCGGAGGGCGGCAGCGGCGGCGGACTCGTCGTCGCCGAGGGCACCCCGGAGGAGGTCGCCTCCGTCCCCGGCAGCCACACCGGAAAGTTCCTGCGTGAGCTGCTGGGCGACCGCGTGAGTGACGCGGCGGTGACCAAGGCGCGCGGCAACGGCGGCCGGAAGGCCCCGGCGAAGAAGAAGACCGCGGCGGCCGCGGCTTCGAAGACCGGGGTCGCGAAGGCGACGGTCACGACGGCGGCCGCGTCCGCCAAGAAGGCCGCGGCGAAGAAGACGACGGCCAAGGCGGCTGGGGCGAAGAAGGCCACGACCGCCAATAGGACGGCCACGCGGGCGCGCCGCGCCTGA
- a CDS encoding papain-like cysteine protease family protein has protein sequence MTRASAQPKPTRTRGRRLTALAPLSAATLIASALLAVPTTASAATGDATGLRASKKLDITMQAQQKSNWCWAASGNTIATWFGRTYSQNQFCNAAFNRQQGTECPNNQATLGHVQTALRWAGISPGSYVTGWLRYPTVQTEINANRPIETRIQWSSGGGHMHVLYGFDDAKSWVYWGDPWGSNSRYNWASHDWYVNNNEFSWTHSLYRIGA, from the coding sequence ATGACCCGTGCCTCGGCACAACCGAAACCGACCCGCACACGCGGCAGACGACTGACCGCGCTCGCCCCTCTCTCCGCAGCCACCCTCATCGCCTCCGCGCTGCTCGCCGTCCCCACCACGGCGAGCGCGGCGACCGGCGACGCGACCGGCCTGCGGGCGAGCAAGAAGCTCGACATCACCATGCAGGCCCAGCAGAAGAGCAATTGGTGCTGGGCCGCCTCCGGGAACACCATCGCCACCTGGTTCGGCCGCACCTACAGCCAGAACCAGTTCTGCAACGCGGCCTTCAACCGGCAGCAGGGCACCGAGTGCCCCAACAACCAGGCCACCCTGGGCCATGTGCAGACCGCGCTGCGCTGGGCGGGCATCAGCCCCGGTTCGTACGTCACCGGATGGCTGCGCTACCCGACCGTGCAGACCGAGATCAACGCCAACCGGCCCATCGAGACCCGCATCCAGTGGTCCTCCGGCGGCGGGCACATGCACGTCCTGTACGGCTTCGACGACGCCAAGAGCTGGGTCTACTGGGGAGACCCGTGGGGTTCCAACAGCCGTTACAACTGGGCCTCGCACGACTGGTACGTCAACAACAACGAGTTCTCCTGGACCCACTCGCTCTACCGGATCGGGGCGTGA
- a CDS encoding carbohydrate kinase family protein — protein sequence MIVVAGEALIDLVPGGAGGDGDLPALLPRRGGGPYNTAVALGRLGTPTAFCSRVSTDGFGEALLDGLRAAGVDVTSVRRGPEPTTLAVAAVGADGSAGYHFYADGTADRLFELPGPLPDGTSALCLGTCSLVLEPGASAYEALLRREAGRGVFTLLDPNIRPGLIPDADAYRARFRSWLPQVSLLKLSVEDAGWLGGPAREWLAAGPAAVVVTDGAAGLSVLTRGGERHSVPAAAVGGGLVDTIGAGDTVNAALLHRLAAHGALSPAAVAELTGADWLDILAFAARAAAITCSRAGAQPPYAAELGPVRRIM from the coding sequence GTGATCGTCGTAGCCGGAGAAGCCCTGATCGACCTGGTGCCCGGCGGTGCCGGGGGTGACGGCGACCTGCCGGCACTGCTGCCGCGGCGCGGCGGCGGCCCGTACAACACGGCGGTCGCACTCGGCCGCTTGGGCACCCCGACGGCCTTCTGTTCCCGCGTGTCGACGGACGGCTTCGGCGAGGCCCTGCTGGACGGCCTGCGGGCGGCGGGGGTGGACGTCACGTCGGTACGGCGGGGCCCCGAGCCGACGACGCTCGCGGTGGCGGCCGTCGGCGCGGACGGGTCGGCGGGCTACCACTTCTACGCCGACGGCACGGCGGACCGTCTGTTCGAGCTGCCGGGGCCGCTGCCGGACGGGACCTCGGCCCTGTGCCTGGGAACCTGCTCGCTGGTGCTGGAGCCGGGGGCGAGCGCGTACGAGGCGCTGCTGCGGCGCGAGGCGGGGCGGGGGGTGTTCACCCTGCTGGACCCGAACATCCGGCCCGGTCTGATCCCCGACGCCGACGCCTACCGGGCCCGCTTCCGCTCCTGGCTGCCCCAGGTGTCCCTGCTCAAGCTGTCCGTCGAGGACGCCGGGTGGCTGGGCGGTCCGGCACGGGAGTGGCTGGCGGCGGGACCGGCGGCGGTGGTCGTCACGGACGGCGCGGCGGGACTGTCCGTCCTCACCCGGGGCGGGGAGCGGCACTCCGTGCCCGCGGCGGCGGTCGGGGGCGGGCTGGTGGACACGATCGGCGCCGGCGACACGGTGAACGCCGCGCTGCTGCACCGCCTCGCGGCGCACGGCGCACTGTCGCCCGCCGCCGTGGCGGAGCTGACCGGGGCGGACTGGCTCGACATCCTGGCCTTCGCCGCCCGCGCGGCGGCGATCACCTGCTCCCGGGCGGGGGCGCAGCCGCCGTACGCGGCGGAACTCGGGCCTGTCCGGCGGATCATGTGA